A single Calditerrivibrio sp. DNA region contains:
- a CDS encoding ABC transporter permease, with protein sequence MFDIILDTTIRSGTPILYATIGAIIIEKSGVINLGIEGLMLIGALSGFYFTFSSGNLFYGFLAAFVFAALAGGVHGVIVTYFKGNQIVSGLALTMFGTGVTAMLGKPMVGESIKGLSRLEVPFIKDIAVINVLMNQDLMVYVSILLVIVVHLLLHKTILGLNLRTVGENPYAADNAGINVNLYRLTAVIVGSGLAGLGGAYLSLVYTPLWIENMSAGRGWIAVALVIFSSWDVRKAIIGAYLFGGIAANQLRLQAIGTNIPVQILQSLPYIFTILVLILASLRKEKTSQIQPEALGNPYDREDRI encoded by the coding sequence ATGTTTGATATAATATTGGACACAACGATAAGATCTGGTACACCTATACTTTATGCTACAATTGGTGCTATCATTATAGAAAAAAGTGGTGTAATAAATCTTGGAATTGAAGGTTTAATGCTTATTGGAGCACTTTCTGGATTTTATTTTACTTTTTCATCAGGAAATCTTTTTTATGGTTTTCTTGCTGCTTTTGTATTTGCTGCTTTAGCTGGAGGGGTTCATGGGGTTATTGTTACCTATTTTAAAGGTAACCAGATTGTAAGTGGGCTTGCTCTTACCATGTTTGGTACCGGGGTAACTGCAATGTTAGGTAAACCGATGGTGGGGGAAAGTATTAAGGGGTTAAGTAGGTTAGAGGTACCCTTTATAAAGGATATAGCTGTTATTAATGTGTTGATGAATCAGGATCTTATGGTATATGTAAGCATTTTATTGGTAATAGTAGTTCATCTGTTACTACACAAAACTATACTTGGGCTTAATCTTAGAACAGTCGGAGAGAATCCTTATGCGGCTGATAACGCTGGTATTAATGTAAACCTCTATAGATTGACTGCTGTAATTGTAGGCTCAGGTCTTGCCGGATTGGGTGGGGCTTATCTATCTTTGGTATATACCCCTTTATGGATAGAAAATATGAGTGCAGGTAGAGGTTGGATTGCAGTGGCCCTTGTTATTTTTTCATCATGGGATGTTAGAAAAGCTATAATAGGTGCATATCTCTTTGGGGGTATTGCCGCTAATCAACTCAGATTGCAGGCAATAGGCACAAATATACCTGTGCAGATTCTTCAATCTTTACCATATATTTTTACCATATTAGTGTTGATTTTGGCATCTTTAAGAAAAGAAAAGACCAGTCAGATACAACCGGAAGCATTAGGTAATCCTTATGACAGAGAAGATAGGATATGA
- a CDS encoding phosphoribosyltransferase family protein: MMKSKRLLYDMIVRFGSIRGDVVDVGAFLNHLVLPEVLNSITDDFIDVLKGVSFDKILTVESSGIPLATALSLRVNKPFVFIKKNRPITMFDFIEVCSFSFTKKNDIKLFLSKDALKAGEKVVFVDDFYAKGSIYGAVNVLADKVGFEIVRYLVVINKADNQKVFSILDNLDLRMINDEKKYT; the protein is encoded by the coding sequence ATGATGAAAAGTAAAAGGTTGTTGTATGATATGATTGTTAGATTTGGTAGTATTAGGGGTGATGTGGTTGATGTTGGAGCCTTTTTAAATCACCTTGTGTTACCAGAGGTGTTAAATTCTATCACCGATGATTTTATAGATGTTTTAAAAGGAGTTAGTTTTGATAAAATACTTACTGTAGAATCAAGTGGAATACCTTTAGCTACTGCTTTATCCCTTAGGGTTAATAAACCGTTTGTTTTCATAAAGAAAAACCGACCTATTACTATGTTTGATTTTATAGAGGTATGTTCGTTTTCTTTTACAAAAAAAAATGATATAAAGCTATTTCTTTCAAAAGATGCTTTAAAAGCAGGTGAAAAAGTAGTGTTTGTTGATGATTTTTATGCTAAGGGTTCTATATATGGAGCAGTAAATGTGTTGGCTGATAAAGTGGGTTTTGAAATCGTGAGGTATTTGGTTGTGATCAATAAAGCTGATAATCAAAAGGTATTTTCTATCCTTGATAATTTAGATCTAAGAATGATTAATGATGAAAAGAAGTATACCTAA
- a CDS encoding HAMP domain-containing histidine kinase: protein MKRSIPKKNLQIKITLLIFLMLLSITVIVSAYLAITAEKKAMEIAINYAHGISKIIDSSLAYYMQKGHKKEISELIEELNKSEHIQGIHIFDNTKEIACINPRSFSKLFDSEYIDEVLKNVEYRPTIKVIKTKTYHFLAYYSPYVNTGSCKRCHIEEDKIGTLNVNIKLGGIYETILKQAKRTFMVLFISSILIAMLLSLLINMLIIKPIKKIEKGMEELMNGNYDVKVEIKSGDELELLSNNFNNMVDALNNANKTIDSMHKNMIHTDRLMTIGTLTASISHEIKNPLNSIMISTDILLDHCKKNVHDQRLKSFLEAIINDAQRIKDIIDQTLNFSRYETSFQENIDLKNLIKSIEIYSKRILFHREDIRFRLEDNTNEHVFIYGNKTNIEQMLINLLKNAVESVPSERKGDILLKIDRDDKFIEFTIQDNGVGIPKDKLDLIFKEFYSTKTNGTGLGLSIVKEIVENHNGELHIESEVDRGTKIVVKIPYTRDRYARD from the coding sequence ATGAAAAGAAGTATACCTAAAAAGAACCTTCAAATAAAAATAACACTCTTGATATTTTTGATGTTGTTGTCTATTACAGTGATTGTCTCTGCATATCTAGCAATTACTGCTGAAAAAAAAGCTATGGAGATAGCTATTAATTATGCCCATGGTATCTCAAAAATCATAGATTCTTCCCTTGCATATTATATGCAGAAAGGCCATAAAAAAGAGATAAGTGAGCTTATTGAAGAACTCAACAAAAGTGAACATATTCAGGGGATTCATATATTTGACAATACCAAGGAGATTGCATGTATTAATCCAAGAAGCTTTAGTAAACTTTTTGATTCCGAATATATAGACGAAGTCTTAAAGAATGTTGAGTATAGACCTACAATTAAGGTTATAAAAACAAAGACTTACCATTTTTTAGCTTACTATTCACCTTATGTCAACACAGGAAGTTGTAAAAGGTGTCATATCGAAGAAGATAAAATAGGAACTTTAAATGTTAATATTAAATTAGGAGGTATATACGAAACAATATTAAAACAGGCTAAAAGAACCTTCATGGTACTTTTTATATCCAGTATTCTTATAGCAATGCTTCTTTCTTTGCTTATCAATATGTTGATTATAAAACCCATCAAGAAAATAGAGAAAGGGATGGAGGAACTAATGAATGGGAATTATGATGTGAAAGTGGAGATAAAATCTGGAGATGAACTTGAGCTTTTATCAAATAATTTTAACAATATGGTAGATGCATTGAATAATGCTAATAAAACGATCGATAGTATGCATAAGAATATGATCCATACAGATAGACTTATGACAATAGGTACTCTAACAGCCTCAATAAGTCATGAAATTAAAAATCCATTAAATTCTATAATGATTTCAACAGATATTCTATTGGATCATTGTAAGAAAAATGTTCATGACCAGAGACTTAAAAGTTTTCTTGAGGCAATAATAAATGATGCCCAGAGAATAAAAGATATCATAGATCAAACTCTAAATTTTTCAAGATACGAGACATCTTTTCAAGAAAATATAGATCTGAAGAACCTGATCAAAAGTATCGAAATATACTCAAAGAGAATACTTTTTCACAGAGAAGATATCAGGTTTAGGTTAGAGGATAATACAAATGAGCATGTTTTTATATATGGCAACAAAACTAATATTGAACAGATGCTTATAAATCTTTTGAAAAATGCTGTAGAAAGCGTTCCTAGCGAGAGGAAGGGGGATATACTATTAAAGATCGATCGGGATGATAAATTTATAGAGTTTACAATTCAGGACAATGGAGTAGGGATCCCTAAGGATAAATTGGATTTAATTTTTAAAGAGTTTTATTCTACTAAGACCAACGGTACTGGACTGGGTTTATCGATTGTAAAAGAGATTGTGGAAAATCATAACGGTGAATTGCATATAGAGTCAGAGGTTGACAGGGGAACAAAAATAGTTGTAAAAATACCTTATACAAGGGATAGATATGCCAGAGATTAA
- a CDS encoding glycosyltransferase family 2 protein: MPEIKKISFVLPVYNEEGNIQNLYSEIKEVVLTLNYEYEILFVDDCSKDNSLEIIKGICRVDERVRYISFEKNSGQSAALYVGFQHATGDTIITLDADLQNDPKDIPMMLEYYKEYDMVNGWRKKRQDTFSKRIGSKIGNAVRNWFTNETIHDTGCALKVMRADMLKRIRGFKGFHRFIPTLMRLEGAKVIEVEVNHRNRYSGISKYNNTKRAINGLYDLIGVRWLISRHIKPIIKEKNFEN, translated from the coding sequence ATGCCAGAGATTAAGAAGATATCTTTTGTTTTACCTGTTTATAATGAAGAGGGAAATATTCAGAATCTTTATAGTGAGATTAAAGAGGTTGTTTTGACCTTGAACTACGAATATGAGATTTTGTTTGTTGATGATTGTAGTAAAGATAATAGTTTGGAGATAATAAAAGGTATTTGTAGGGTTGATGAAAGGGTTAGATATATATCATTTGAAAAGAATTCTGGCCAGTCTGCAGCATTGTATGTTGGATTTCAACATGCTACTGGGGATACAATAATAACATTGGATGCTGATTTGCAGAATGATCCAAAAGATATCCCAATGATGCTTGAGTATTACAAAGAATATGATATGGTTAACGGTTGGCGTAAAAAAAGGCAGGATACTTTTTCAAAAAGAATAGGTAGTAAGATAGGTAATGCCGTGAGGAACTGGTTTACTAATGAGACGATACATGACACCGGATGTGCCCTTAAGGTTATGAGGGCTGATATGTTGAAAAGAATTAGAGGATTTAAAGGGTTTCATAGGTTTATACCCACCTTAATGAGACTTGAGGGGGCTAAGGTTATAGAAGTTGAGGTTAATCATCGCAATAGATACTCAGGGATCTCAAAGTATAACAACACAAAAAGAGCAATAAATGGTCTGTATGATCTTATTGGCGTTAGATGGCTCATATCAAGACACATAAAACCTATTATTAAGGAGAAAAATTTTGAAAACTGA
- a CDS encoding lipid-A-disaccharide synthase N-terminal domain-containing protein, with amino-acid sequence MKTEWWLLAIGFLGQGLFFMRFFVQWIYSEKQKKSIIPVSFWYFSIGGSICLLIYAILRKDIVFTVGQTTGFIIYIRNLYFISKEKRKKIAAS; translated from the coding sequence TTGAAAACTGAATGGTGGTTATTAGCAATAGGATTTCTTGGACAGGGACTGTTTTTTATGAGATTTTTTGTGCAGTGGATCTATTCTGAAAAACAGAAAAAAAGTATTATCCCTGTGTCGTTTTGGTATTTTAGTATAGGTGGTAGTATATGTCTATTGATATATGCAATTTTGAGAAAGGATATAGTTTTTACTGTGGGACAAACTACAGGCTTTATTATTTATATAAGAAACTTATATTTTATTAGTAAAGAAAAAAGGAAAAAAATTGCAGCAAGTTAG
- a CDS encoding glycosyltransferase family 39 protein, whose translation MIFYLIISLYTSAFTPLFESTEVRYAEIAREMLERGDFIEPHFNGIKHFHKPPFAYWMIALGMKLFGINNFGARFFGILASLFVLFFTFKLSKFFVHDDNEKFVPGYILGSSILFLSVSRIVATDIYLSLFVVITLYYYFKQIYEDKNIKNAIFIGFSLGLGFLTKGPVVFIFTLLPYFVLKIFNRDFRKVFDVKSVVISIAVFLMVVTPWFLIVIWKNTELSEYFLKVQTVDRVVTNRFNRNQPFYFFFITVFWAVFPFIVLLLFTFKKILVEIKRFQVLIVFIIVPFVIFSLAKSKLHSYLTPMVPLLCIFVYLLYKDISEKWFEKFLLFLSVVLSIVFLGSCLYFKVPIDTMLITLFIGVVLIIFYMIRSFSSHNFIFLYGLLVITLFSAAYYLAGFFQEKLMGFENMVRATKMIDPYNKLEVLCYKRDLTSFSFYRNKIAVMAMGNPRETQFQRDLDYKKVYLQSELEIFDFIKKNNSFFLFTRGNYDEFRDKFSVQCNLIFKQRDYHLYICKG comes from the coding sequence TTGATCTTTTATTTAATCATTTCACTTTATACTTCTGCATTTACTCCATTGTTTGAATCCACTGAGGTTAGGTATGCAGAGATAGCAAGGGAGATGTTGGAAAGGGGTGATTTTATAGAACCCCATTTTAACGGTATAAAACATTTTCATAAGCCACCTTTTGCCTATTGGATGATTGCTCTTGGGATGAAATTGTTTGGTATAAATAATTTTGGTGCAAGATTTTTTGGCATATTGGCTTCTTTATTCGTTTTGTTTTTTACTTTTAAATTATCTAAATTTTTTGTTCACGATGATAATGAAAAGTTTGTACCTGGTTATATCTTAGGTTCATCAATCCTTTTTTTAAGCGTGTCCAGGATTGTTGCTACTGATATCTATCTATCGTTATTTGTTGTTATAACTTTATACTACTATTTTAAACAGATATATGAAGATAAAAATATAAAAAATGCCATATTTATTGGATTTTCTCTCGGTTTGGGCTTTTTAACAAAGGGGCCAGTAGTTTTTATATTTACTTTATTGCCTTATTTTGTTTTGAAGATATTTAACAGAGATTTTAGAAAGGTATTCGATGTCAAATCTGTTGTTATTTCTATAGCCGTTTTTTTGATGGTAGTAACGCCTTGGTTTTTGATAGTTATCTGGAAAAATACAGAACTTTCTGAGTACTTTTTAAAAGTTCAGACAGTAGATAGGGTGGTTACAAATAGATTTAATAGGAATCAACCGTTTTATTTCTTTTTTATTACAGTATTTTGGGCTGTTTTTCCATTTATTGTTTTATTGTTGTTTACTTTTAAAAAGATATTAGTTGAAATAAAACGATTCCAAGTTCTTATAGTATTTATTATAGTACCTTTTGTAATTTTTTCATTAGCAAAAAGTAAATTGCATTCTTATTTAACACCAATGGTGCCCTTATTATGTATATTTGTTTATCTGCTTTATAAAGATATTTCAGAAAAGTGGTTTGAAAAATTTTTATTGTTTTTATCTGTAGTGTTATCAATTGTGTTTTTAGGATCATGTTTATACTTTAAAGTACCTATAGATACTATGTTGATAACACTATTTATTGGTGTAGTATTGATTATTTTTTATATGATCAGAAGCTTCTCCTCTCATAATTTTATTTTTTTATATGGATTACTTGTAATTACGCTTTTTAGTGCAGCTTATTATCTTGCTGGTTTTTTTCAGGAAAAACTTATGGGATTTGAGAATATGGTAAGGGCTACGAAAATGATTGATCCGTACAATAAACTCGAAGTCTTATGTTATAAAAGGGATTTGACTTCATTTTCCTTTTATAGAAATAAGATAGCTGTTATGGCTATGGGTAATCCAAGAGAGACTCAGTTTCAAAGGGATTTAGATTATAAAAAGGTATATTTACAAAGTGAGTTAGAAATATTTGATTTTATTAAAAAAAATAATAGCTTTTTTTTGTTTACAAGGGGTAATTATGATGAGTTTAGGGATAAATTCTCTGTTCAATGTAATTTAATTTTCAAACAAAGGGATTATCATCTATATATATGCAAAGGTTGA
- a CDS encoding phosphatase PAP2 family protein, translating to MSIVIFFMIILSYYYFDIPVVEFFYGFKGTMMYEWFKKITDIGKAEYQLIPAFVFYLYFRKKNSYYAKVALIVFLSVAVAGLSTDLIKLILGRYRPIEYFEYGNYGFQFFQIKGRYTSMPSGHTTTVFAAAFSLSMVFKRYSWIFIFFAFFIAFSRIVTLNHYPSDVLGGILVAYLVTCFIFKIFKKKGLIDGI from the coding sequence ATGAGTATTGTTATATTTTTTATGATAATCTTATCTTATTATTATTTTGATATTCCTGTAGTAGAGTTTTTTTATGGTTTTAAAGGCACAATGATGTATGAATGGTTTAAAAAAATTACTGATATTGGAAAAGCTGAATATCAACTGATTCCTGCATTTGTTTTTTATCTCTATTTCCGAAAAAAAAATAGTTATTATGCCAAAGTAGCTCTTATCGTATTTTTATCGGTTGCTGTTGCTGGATTAAGCACTGATCTAATTAAACTTATTTTAGGTAGGTATAGACCTATTGAATACTTTGAGTATGGTAATTATGGGTTTCAGTTTTTTCAAATAAAAGGTAGATACACTTCTATGCCTTCTGGGCATACAACTACAGTATTTGCTGCTGCATTCTCTTTATCGATGGTGTTTAAAAGATATTCATGGATTTTCATTTTTTTTGCTTTTTTTATTGCTTTTAGTCGGATCGTTACACTAAACCATTACCCTAGTGATGTTTTGGGTGGTATTTTAGTAGCTTATTTGGTAACTTGTTTTATATTTAAAATATTTAAGAAAAAAGGGTTGATTGATGGAATTTAG
- a CDS encoding glycosyltransferase family 39 protein: MEFSFRRRKEYYHIIVLIGYIISISTFVFLPRDLFFGDEVRYADVYTHLKDGNFIALTLNGQPYPDKPPIFFIFIYLVQLITGFSSTRLFFLATSMSAVMFIIASYFFLRLLLENADEAFYSNLLICCNLYFVALVNFVKMDLLFSFFIIISLSFFYKFYLSYNKRYLYTAFLSAGIAVMVKGLLGIIFPLFSFVIFVILKRRYKVITNLHFILGIFLSLLPTLVWIISLIKIYGFTYVYDSIFYQQTIRRAIDAFHSKKPFYFYTYVLPLIWLPFTLGFIIHLKKLNHIFGDFFSRLEDGKLFLTVVFFVVFLVLSIISSKFANYLLPLFPSFSVFIYYILLKGNKANLIWTSSSVIFLLICITLIYVYFKLDQFGFLFKHEYFLIIPFVLFLMFFITYFMKGYDLKKSISIYAISILIFTNVLNLFFISKSGIFFSPRQLAEELSKYSSLGYVAISFDTYSGTYSYYAGRSVFETRDKELVFKKIDMGEKLVIALPEKTWNKWEIKPKNTKIIQKYWMMNKYYLVILAN, from the coding sequence ATGGAATTTAGTTTTAGAAGAAGAAAAGAGTATTATCATATAATTGTTTTGATTGGATATATTATATCTATTTCCACCTTTGTCTTTTTACCAAGGGATCTTTTTTTTGGCGATGAGGTTAGATATGCAGATGTATATACACATTTAAAGGATGGTAACTTTATAGCATTAACATTAAATGGGCAACCATACCCAGATAAGCCACCAATTTTTTTTATATTTATTTATCTGGTCCAATTAATTACAGGTTTTTCGTCAACTCGACTATTTTTTCTTGCAACTTCAATGTCTGCTGTTATGTTTATTATTGCTAGTTACTTTTTTTTAAGGCTTTTGTTGGAAAATGCAGATGAAGCCTTTTATTCCAATCTTTTAATTTGTTGTAATTTATATTTTGTTGCTTTGGTTAACTTTGTTAAAATGGATTTATTGTTTTCTTTTTTTATAATAATTTCCTTAAGTTTTTTTTATAAATTTTATTTATCTTACAATAAACGCTATCTTTATACAGCTTTTCTTTCTGCAGGTATTGCTGTTATGGTTAAGGGACTTTTGGGAATTATTTTTCCTTTGTTTTCTTTTGTTATTTTTGTGATTCTAAAAAGAAGATATAAGGTTATCACAAATCTTCATTTTATTTTAGGTATATTCTTGTCTTTACTGCCGACTTTGGTATGGATCATATCTTTGATAAAAATATATGGTTTTACTTATGTTTATGATTCAATATTCTATCAGCAGACTATAAGAAGAGCCATAGATGCGTTTCATAGCAAAAAGCCATTTTATTTTTATACTTATGTTTTGCCTTTAATTTGGCTTCCTTTTACTCTAGGCTTCATAATACATTTAAAAAAACTTAATCATATCTTTGGGGATTTCTTTTCAAGATTAGAAGATGGAAAATTGTTTTTAACAGTTGTTTTTTTTGTAGTTTTCTTGGTATTGTCGATCATCAGTAGCAAATTTGCTAATTATCTTTTACCACTGTTTCCGTCTTTCTCTGTTTTTATCTACTATATTTTGCTAAAAGGTAATAAAGCTAATCTTATTTGGACTTCATCTAGTGTGATATTTTTATTGATTTGTATTACTTTGATTTATGTATATTTCAAGTTGGATCAATTTGGCTTTTTGTTTAAACATGAGTATTTTTTAATTATTCCATTTGTTTTGTTTTTAATGTTTTTTATAACATATTTTATGAAAGGATATGACCTAAAAAAAAGTATTTCGATTTATGCCATATCTATTTTGATATTTACAAATGTATTAAATCTTTTTTTTATTTCAAAATCGGGGATATTTTTTTCACCAAGGCAATTAGCTGAAGAACTCAGTAAATATTCATCTTTAGGTTATGTGGCTATCTCTTTTGATACTTATTCTGGTACATATTCTTATTATGCTGGTAGATCTGTGTTTGAAACAAGGGATAAAGAGCTTGTTTTTAAGAAAATTGATATGGGAGAGAAATTAGTAATAGCGTTGCCAGAAAAAACCTGGAACAAATGGGAAATAAAACCCAAAAATACCAAAATAATACAAAAGTACTGGATGATGAATAAATACTATCTTGTAATTCTTGCTAATTAA
- a CDS encoding LysM peptidoglycan-binding domain-containing protein, translating into MNKKLIILPLLLLPFFLYADIKYEIKKGDTLWGISKRFYKNPFKWPVIWKYNTYILNPDLIYPKKFVLIPTLSTSKKDEPLAFELNLEAFEKIGDKSLFFDDTDVIALKENQESLKSLGLEEIKLETPKRDQKLEDIKRALKFYKDAHYDLVFESPIDSEIISISNGKFNAANDDIVYFRSSQQLKLGEKILFLEQVQQEKKFTIYTNSGEGIITKKIGNNYQAKVTKVYDAIRQGLHVVKYIQNDFPIPNRVLKTDINLEGVVLGSTNNMTVSGEGYKLIVDIGKNNGIKPGDIFEIFRYVEENGFSNRVTLGEGIVVFVQDRYANIYIMKNSQEIIKGDKVKLTMVAAQ; encoded by the coding sequence ATGAATAAAAAACTTATAATATTACCTCTTTTATTATTACCCTTTTTTTTATACGCTGACATAAAATACGAAATAAAAAAAGGTGATACTCTCTGGGGTATCTCTAAAAGGTTTTACAAAAACCCTTTTAAATGGCCTGTTATCTGGAAATACAACACATATATCTTAAATCCAGATCTCATCTACCCTAAAAAATTTGTTTTAATACCTACTTTATCTACATCGAAAAAAGACGAACCATTGGCTTTTGAGCTCAATTTAGAAGCTTTTGAAAAAATTGGAGATAAAAGTCTCTTTTTTGATGATACCGATGTGATAGCTTTAAAAGAAAATCAAGAATCATTAAAATCGTTAGGTCTTGAAGAGATCAAGCTCGAAACTCCCAAAAGAGATCAAAAATTAGAAGATATTAAAAGGGCTTTAAAGTTTTATAAAGATGCCCATTATGATCTTGTATTTGAATCACCAATAGATTCAGAGATCATCTCCATATCCAATGGTAAATTTAATGCTGCTAACGATGATATTGTATATTTTAGGTCCTCCCAACAACTTAAATTAGGCGAAAAGATCCTTTTCTTAGAACAGGTACAACAAGAAAAAAAATTCACCATTTACACAAACTCTGGTGAAGGTATAATCACCAAAAAAATTGGGAATAACTATCAGGCAAAAGTTACAAAAGTTTATGATGCCATCAGACAGGGTTTACATGTGGTAAAGTACATTCAAAATGACTTCCCAATACCCAATAGGGTATTAAAAACAGATATTAATCTGGAAGGGGTGGTGCTTGGTTCCACCAATAATATGACTGTCTCAGGAGAGGGTTACAAACTGATTGTAGACATCGGTAAGAATAACGGCATAAAACCAGGAGATATTTTTGAGATCTTCAGATATGTAGAAGAAAATGGCTTTTCAAATAGAGTTACTTTAGGAGAAGGTATCGTAGTTTTTGTTCAGGATAGATATGCAAACATATATATAATGAAAAACTCCCAGGAGATTATAAAAGGCGATAAAGTAAAGCTGACGATGGTGGCAGCTCAATAA
- the ybgF gene encoding tol-pal system protein YbgF: MKKILLLFAIVSISGCATDDIALLKKSVSELNNQNIELKKEISDLKQNLSEQDKKIKTLNEDTKLNSEALIVLRSDLKILESKVNEKLKTIESTPQQTKTTKTESIQQKIQSGQIETNKVYIQDDITDKTTLYNLALELYRSGRYEESINKFRSFSVRFPNDSLADNALFWMGESYLNLGNLEKAIEAYQAVIENYPQENKVPDAMLKLGIALERSGKKEQAIDILKKLILNFKFADAANTARSKLKEWGVKDE, from the coding sequence ATGAAAAAAATTTTATTACTGTTTGCTATAGTTTCTATTTCAGGTTGCGCCACTGATGATATTGCCCTGCTTAAAAAAAGTGTCAGCGAACTAAACAACCAAAATATCGAGTTAAAAAAAGAGATATCAGACCTAAAACAAAACCTTTCCGAACAGGATAAAAAGATCAAAACATTAAATGAGGATACCAAACTAAATTCAGAAGCACTTATAGTTTTAAGATCCGATCTAAAGATTTTAGAATCAAAGGTAAATGAAAAACTAAAAACTATAGAAAGTACACCCCAGCAAACTAAAACCACAAAAACAGAATCTATACAACAAAAGATCCAATCAGGGCAAATCGAGACTAATAAAGTCTATATTCAGGACGACATAACAGACAAAACCACCCTTTATAATTTAGCTTTGGAGCTTTATAGAAGCGGTAGATACGAAGAAAGTATAAATAAATTCAGATCGTTCTCGGTTAGATTCCCTAATGATTCTTTAGCAGATAACGCATTATTCTGGATGGGAGAAAGCTACCTTAATTTAGGTAATCTGGAAAAAGCAATAGAAGCTTATCAAGCAGTTATAGAAAACTATCCCCAGGAAAATAAGGTTCCAGACGCAATGTTAAAATTAGGTATAGCTCTTGAGCGTTCAGGGAAAAAAGAGCAGGCTATCGACATACTAAAGAAGCTAATTCTCAATTTCAAATTTGCAGATGCTGCTAACACTGCCAGAAGTAAACTCAAAGAGTGGGGTGTAAAAGATGAATAA
- a CDS encoding chemotaxis protein, translated as MALDHNILLEVGTNEFEVVEFIIRGTKENYYGINVAKVREIIKFPEIIRVPDAHPSIIGTANVRNKIIPIINLAYWLNIKYDYDPSTAKVIITYFNLQYNGFVVDDITRIHRVTWADIKDYSSISDFHLANSVLGVVNINGRLVQLLDFEKIVSEINPNTKMTNVEIDYSLSDKRSKKLVYLAEDSDVIRKLLLRNLESAGYKVQTFENGKKLLEAVHQRIPNIIVTDLEMPVADGTFLIKKLKESEKFKNIPIVVFSSLASEENEKKVLGIGANAFIGKPDMSVMISTLDKLIL; from the coding sequence ATGGCGTTAGATCATAATATATTACTGGAAGTTGGTACCAACGAGTTTGAAGTTGTAGAATTCATTATAAGAGGTACCAAAGAAAACTACTATGGTATAAACGTAGCCAAAGTCAGAGAAATAATTAAATTTCCAGAAATTATAAGAGTACCAGATGCCCATCCCTCTATAATCGGGACAGCTAATGTGAGAAACAAAATAATACCTATCATTAATCTTGCCTATTGGCTAAACATAAAATACGACTACGACCCCTCCACAGCAAAAGTTATAATCACATATTTCAACCTCCAGTATAACGGTTTTGTCGTCGATGATATCACAAGAATACATAGAGTGACCTGGGCAGATATAAAAGATTATTCCTCCATTTCAGACTTCCATCTGGCAAACTCTGTTTTAGGAGTCGTGAATATCAATGGAAGACTGGTTCAATTGCTTGATTTCGAAAAGATTGTTTCTGAAATCAATCCTAATACTAAAATGACTAATGTGGAGATAGATTATTCCCTATCCGATAAACGATCTAAGAAGCTGGTCTACTTAGCTGAGGATTCAGATGTTATAAGAAAGCTACTTCTAAGAAACCTTGAAAGCGCTGGCTATAAGGTACAAACCTTCGAAAATGGGAAAAAACTTTTAGAAGCTGTACATCAAAGGATACCCAACATCATAGTTACAGATCTTGAGATGCCAGTTGCAGATGGCACCTTTTTGATAAAAAAGCTTAAGGAATCGGAAAAATTCAAAAACATACCGATTGTTGTTTTCTCATCCTTAGCAAGTGAGGAAAATGAAAAAAAGGTTTTAGGTATTGGAGCAAACGCATTCATAGGTAAGCCTGATATGAGTGTAATGATAAGCACCCTGGATAAATTGATCCTTTAG